The following coding sequences lie in one Pseudoxanthomonas sp. SE1 genomic window:
- a CDS encoding DUF3732 domain-containing protein, with protein MRLKLEKLQITFRKSVEELRFSRSVTFLYGPVGTGKSTVARLVDYCLGGDLERTPAVRQEFVAVQLNLRIGQYSCTLERSATDTQSVRVSWSREQLKDVGDDSGDRRDDEAATEELIETESVNAPLDATDEPIFGEDVYNLSDLLFHLSGVRPIKVRQRVRDPDSPMIRLSFRDIWWYCYLEQTHLDSSFFKLEEPFKGRKSQDAMRFFTGLHSERLSQLEADLYRGIDEQKGKREAANQIKIFMSRFELGTELDVGSRIEAARRDLETANSQRREIERDREVILHPTDQLRTRLRELSSEVAALESSIEDTASAISQQRALKAELITAKVKASRAEQAAVVLSGVSYERCPQCSSDISARPHVVGACSLCCSNLRKTEHVPSLELESMRRELNDRIDLIGDSIQRRERALEKGQRLLERLRVEKSKADSLLQDELARYDSAFIEKIRSIDRHQATLVERIKSLEKLREMPKAIAELEDQAAELQAKIERIREAVDLEVGRLKRADGNVAAIADRFRTILIAVGFPGVSADDTVELDPRTWKPTIHHRGQEWTFWDAGSGGKKTLFNVCYALAVHEVALERNLPVPNLLVIDSPTKNISDDENPELVESLYHQIYRLASMREGEIQFLLIDSDLVMPQDGALDFRHEHLAGETEAPSLIPYYTGP; from the coding sequence GTGAGGCTCAAGCTAGAAAAACTCCAGATCACTTTCAGGAAGTCAGTCGAGGAGCTGCGCTTCTCCCGCTCGGTGACGTTTCTATATGGTCCAGTTGGAACGGGAAAGTCGACAGTTGCGCGACTTGTCGACTATTGTCTTGGGGGTGATCTTGAGCGTACGCCAGCCGTCCGGCAAGAGTTCGTTGCTGTGCAGTTGAACCTTAGAATTGGGCAGTACAGTTGTACCTTGGAGCGATCTGCGACAGATACCCAAAGCGTAAGGGTATCGTGGTCAAGAGAACAGCTGAAAGACGTCGGAGATGATTCGGGCGATCGTCGTGATGACGAAGCGGCTACTGAGGAGTTGATAGAGACAGAGTCGGTCAATGCTCCACTGGATGCAACTGACGAGCCGATCTTTGGCGAGGATGTCTACAACCTTAGTGATCTCCTTTTCCATCTATCGGGCGTCCGCCCGATCAAAGTTCGACAGCGTGTGCGTGATCCAGATTCGCCCATGATTCGGCTTAGCTTTAGAGATATCTGGTGGTACTGCTATCTAGAGCAGACCCACCTCGACTCATCATTCTTCAAGCTTGAAGAGCCTTTCAAAGGGCGAAAGAGCCAGGATGCAATGCGCTTCTTTACGGGCCTGCACTCTGAGCGCTTAAGTCAACTTGAGGCGGATCTGTATCGGGGGATTGACGAACAGAAGGGTAAGCGCGAGGCGGCAAATCAGATCAAGATATTCATGAGTCGCTTCGAACTCGGCACGGAACTCGACGTCGGAAGTAGGATAGAGGCAGCTCGTCGTGACTTAGAGACCGCTAATTCGCAGCGGCGAGAGATCGAGCGTGATCGTGAGGTCATACTGCATCCTACAGATCAGCTGCGAACGCGTTTACGCGAACTGAGCTCCGAAGTTGCAGCGCTAGAGTCATCGATTGAAGATACTGCTTCTGCAATATCTCAGCAGCGCGCACTCAAGGCGGAACTCATTACTGCGAAAGTCAAAGCTAGTCGTGCCGAACAGGCCGCGGTGGTTCTTTCGGGAGTGAGCTACGAGCGATGCCCGCAGTGCTCGTCTGATATCTCTGCGCGACCGCATGTCGTCGGCGCATGCAGTTTGTGCTGCTCTAATCTCAGGAAAACTGAGCACGTCCCTAGCCTTGAGCTCGAGTCTATGCGGAGGGAGCTTAACGATAGGATTGATCTTATTGGGGATTCGATTCAAAGAAGGGAAAGAGCTTTGGAAAAAGGCCAGCGATTGCTGGAACGACTTCGCGTTGAGAAGTCAAAGGCGGACAGCTTGCTGCAAGACGAGCTGGCAAGGTACGACTCCGCGTTCATCGAGAAGATAAGGTCGATAGATCGCCATCAGGCAACGCTTGTTGAGCGCATAAAGTCTTTGGAAAAGCTTCGTGAGATGCCAAAGGCGATTGCTGAACTTGAGGATCAAGCTGCTGAGCTCCAGGCGAAGATTGAGAGAATTCGCGAAGCAGTTGATCTAGAAGTCGGTCGCTTGAAGAGGGCTGACGGAAACGTGGCTGCCATAGCAGACCGATTCAGGACGATATTGATCGCCGTCGGTTTTCCGGGCGTTTCAGCAGACGACACGGTGGAGCTAGACCCTCGCACTTGGAAACCCACCATCCACCATCGGGGGCAAGAGTGGACGTTCTGGGATGCGGGGAGCGGCGGTAAGAAGACGCTATTCAATGTCTGTTACGCACTTGCCGTCCACGAAGTTGCACTTGAGCGAAACCTGCCAGTGCCGAATCTATTGGTGATCGACAGCCCGACGAAGAACATAAGTGATGACGAGAACCCTGAACTTGTCGAGTCGCTCTACCATCAGATCTATCGACTGGCATCGATGAGGGAGGGGGAGATCCAGTTCTTGTTGATCGACTCTGACCTCGTCATGCCCCAAGATGGGGCTTTGGACTTTAGGCATGAACATTTGGCCGGGGAGACGGAAGCGCCCAGCCTCATTCCCTACTACACCGGACCGTAG
- the merA gene encoding mercury(II) reductase, which yields MNELILNVTGMTCADCANHVEKALQSVPELIGVTVSYPKKEARVRSAQPLTLEQLNAALPRNYRLAEPVEREAIATSDTKPSGIGKVLGSLGGLLKSRSPSNTADSAEAPARLRIAVIGSGGGAMAGALKAAELGAQVTLIERGTIGGTCVNVGCVPSKIMIRGAHVAHVRRTSPFDDGIAAGEPAVDRTRLFAQQQARVDELRHAKYEAILDGNPNIELVRGEARFRDGHTLLVQLEDGGEREVAFDRCLIATGASAAVPPIPGLKDTPYWTSTEALASDTIPKRLAVIGSSVVAVELAQAFARLGSHVSILARSALFFHEDPAIGEAVTAAFRAEGIDVLEQTQASEVAYQDEEFVLATTHGELRADRLLIATGRSPNTRSLDLENAGVTLDERGAIVVDRTLRTSAADIYAAGDCTSQPQFVYVAAAAGTRAAINMTGGAAALDLNTVPAVVFTDPQVATVGYSEAEAHHDGIETDSRTLTLDNVPRALVNFDTHGFIKLVAEAGSGRLIGVQAVTPEAGELIQTAALAIRARMTVQDLADQLFPYLTMVEGLKLAAQTFTKDVKQLSCCAG from the coding sequence ATGAACGAACTCATCTTGAACGTGACCGGCATGACCTGCGCGGACTGCGCCAACCACGTGGAGAAGGCACTGCAATCGGTGCCGGAACTCATCGGGGTCACGGTCAGCTATCCCAAAAAGGAAGCCCGCGTGCGCAGCGCGCAGCCGCTGACGCTGGAGCAATTGAACGCAGCCTTGCCGCGCAACTACCGGCTCGCGGAGCCTGTGGAGCGCGAGGCCATAGCAACCTCAGATACGAAGCCCTCTGGCATCGGCAAGGTGCTGGGTTCCCTGGGCGGGCTGCTCAAGTCGCGCAGCCCATCGAACACTGCGGATTCGGCGGAAGCGCCGGCGCGCCTGCGGATCGCCGTCATCGGCAGCGGCGGCGGCGCCATGGCCGGCGCGCTCAAGGCCGCCGAATTGGGGGCCCAGGTCACGCTGATCGAACGTGGCACGATCGGCGGCACCTGCGTCAACGTCGGCTGCGTGCCCTCGAAGATCATGATCCGCGGGGCGCACGTCGCGCATGTGCGGCGGACCAGCCCCTTCGACGATGGCATTGCCGCGGGCGAACCCGCCGTTGATCGCACGCGTCTGTTCGCCCAACAGCAAGCCCGCGTCGACGAGCTGCGCCATGCCAAGTACGAAGCCATCCTGGATGGGAACCCGAACATCGAGCTGGTGCGGGGCGAAGCGCGCTTCCGCGACGGCCACACGCTGCTTGTGCAACTGGAGGATGGCGGTGAGCGCGAAGTGGCATTCGACCGTTGTCTGATCGCCACCGGCGCCAGCGCCGCGGTGCCGCCGATCCCGGGTCTGAAGGACACGCCGTATTGGACTTCGACCGAGGCGCTGGCCAGCGACACGATTCCCAAGCGGCTGGCGGTCATCGGCTCCTCGGTGGTGGCGGTGGAACTGGCGCAGGCCTTCGCTCGTCTGGGCAGCCACGTCAGCATCCTGGCGCGCAGCGCCTTGTTCTTCCACGAAGACCCAGCTATCGGCGAGGCCGTGACAGCGGCCTTCCGCGCCGAGGGCATCGACGTGCTGGAACAGACCCAGGCCAGTGAGGTGGCGTACCAGGACGAGGAGTTCGTGCTCGCCACGACCCACGGCGAACTGCGCGCCGACCGGCTGCTCATCGCCACCGGACGCTCGCCCAATACCCGCAGCTTGGACCTGGAGAATGCCGGCGTGACACTGGACGAACGCGGCGCGATCGTGGTCGATCGCACACTGCGCACCAGCGCAGCCGACATCTACGCGGCCGGCGACTGCACCAGCCAGCCCCAGTTCGTCTACGTGGCTGCCGCGGCCGGCACCCGTGCGGCGATCAACATGACCGGCGGCGCGGCGGCATTGGATCTGAATACCGTGCCGGCGGTGGTGTTCACCGATCCGCAGGTGGCCACCGTCGGCTACAGCGAGGCGGAGGCGCACCACGACGGGATCGAGACCGACAGCCGTACGCTGACGCTCGACAACGTGCCACGTGCGCTCGTCAACTTCGACACACACGGCTTCATCAAACTGGTTGCCGAGGCCGGCAGCGGCCGGCTCATCGGCGTGCAGGCGGTCACCCCGGAAGCGGGCGAACTCATCCAGACCGCGGCGCTCGCCATACGGGCGCGGATGACCGTTCAGGACCTTGCTGATCAACTGTTCCCCTACCTGACGATGGTCGAGGGATTGAAGCTTGCCGCGCAGACCTTTACCAAGGACGTGAAGCAACTGTCGTGCTGTGCGGGCTAG
- the lpdA gene encoding dihydrolipoyl dehydrogenase, giving the protein MSTAPVEQFDLIVIGGGMAGVPLAQKAALKGRKTALVEKELLGGTCLNRGCIPTKTMIHSAKIMHQVRRAAEFGIVVGEPKADLRAIVQRKDDVVKPIRDGAYHGVGKIKRLHLIEGDARFKAPGRMAVGDRLLESAMIVINTGTEATIPPFDGLADVDYLTNRSALDLTELPESLIIVGGGYVGVEFAQMYARFGSRVTVLQRAERLVPNEEPDISAVLLDVFRREGIEVVTGAAVVGVQQSGGTVVVSARVGAEEKTFRGTRLLVATGRTPNTASLNLEAVGVETDRAGFIKVDNRFQTSTAGIWAMGDVKGPPMFTHSARDDAEILYRALIKGDATATADHRLVPHAVFTDPAIGSVGLTEAEARKRGYALKVGVQPFKAVAKARAIGETDGFIKIIADDKTDRILGAHIIGPEGDNLIHELIAVMQAGATFQDVARAIHIHPTLAEGVNVAAGGVHREEGAG; this is encoded by the coding sequence ATGAGCACAGCACCCGTGGAGCAGTTCGACCTGATCGTGATCGGTGGTGGCATGGCGGGCGTCCCATTGGCCCAGAAAGCCGCGCTGAAAGGCCGAAAGACGGCGCTGGTCGAGAAAGAACTGCTTGGCGGCACGTGCCTCAACCGCGGCTGCATCCCGACCAAGACCATGATCCACTCGGCGAAGATCATGCACCAGGTTCGTCGCGCGGCCGAGTTCGGGATCGTGGTCGGAGAGCCGAAAGCGGATCTGCGGGCGATCGTCCAGCGCAAGGACGACGTGGTGAAGCCGATCCGGGACGGCGCGTACCACGGTGTCGGGAAGATCAAGCGCCTTCACTTGATCGAAGGCGATGCGCGGTTCAAAGCGCCTGGGCGAATGGCCGTCGGTGACCGATTGCTGGAGTCCGCGATGATCGTCATCAATACGGGCACGGAAGCGACGATCCCACCCTTCGACGGCCTGGCCGATGTCGACTATCTGACCAACCGGTCTGCACTCGACCTCACCGAACTGCCGGAATCCTTGATCATCGTCGGCGGCGGCTATGTCGGCGTCGAGTTCGCCCAGATGTACGCACGGTTTGGTTCGCGGGTCACGGTGCTTCAGCGCGCCGAACGCCTCGTGCCGAACGAGGAGCCGGACATCAGCGCGGTCCTCCTGGACGTGTTTCGACGTGAAGGGATTGAAGTTGTCACTGGCGCCGCGGTGGTGGGCGTCCAACAGTCAGGCGGCACCGTTGTGGTCAGCGCTCGGGTGGGCGCTGAAGAGAAGACCTTCCGCGGCACGCGTTTGCTGGTCGCCACTGGGCGCACGCCCAATACGGCGAGCTTAAACCTGGAGGCGGTCGGTGTGGAAACCGATCGTGCCGGTTTCATCAAGGTTGACAATCGATTCCAGACTTCGACTGCAGGCATCTGGGCGATGGGCGACGTGAAAGGTCCACCGATGTTCACGCACTCGGCGCGAGACGATGCGGAGATTCTCTATCGCGCCCTCATCAAGGGCGACGCCACCGCCACGGCGGATCACCGGCTCGTGCCACACGCCGTGTTCACCGACCCTGCCATTGGATCCGTCGGACTGACGGAGGCCGAAGCGAGGAAGCGGGGCTACGCGCTCAAGGTCGGCGTGCAGCCCTTCAAGGCGGTGGCGAAAGCCCGCGCCATCGGCGAAACGGATGGCTTCATCAAGATCATCGCCGACGACAAAACCGACCGAATCCTAGGCGCGCACATCATCGGCCCCGAAGGCGACAACCTGATCCACGAGCTGATCGCCGTCATGCAGGCGGGTGCCACCTTCCAGGATGTCGCCCGCGCCATCCACATCCATCCGACTCTGGCGGAAGGGGTGAATGTGGCGGCTGGCGGCGTGCATCGTGAGGAAGGGGCGGGTTGA
- the merT gene encoding mercuric ion transporter MerT, which produces MKNTNKTGSGALLAGGITAILASACCLGPLVLVALGFSGAWLGNLAALEPYRPIFIGAALIAMFFAWRRIYRPAAECAPGDVCAVPQVKTAYKVLFWIVAALVLLALTFPYLAPLFY; this is translated from the coding sequence ATGAAAAACACCAACAAAACGGGCTCTGGAGCCCTTCTCGCCGGGGGCATCACGGCAATCCTGGCCTCGGCGTGCTGCCTCGGCCCGCTGGTGCTGGTGGCCCTGGGATTCAGCGGCGCGTGGCTGGGCAACCTGGCTGCGCTCGAACCCTACCGTCCGATCTTCATCGGCGCGGCGCTGATCGCCATGTTCTTCGCCTGGCGCCGCATCTACCGGCCGGCGGCCGAGTGCGCGCCGGGCGACGTCTGCGCCGTGCCGCAGGTCAAGACCGCCTACAAAGTGTTGTTCTGGATCGTCGCCGCCTTGGTTCTGCTGGCGCTGACGTTCCCTTACCTCGCACCGTTGTTCTACTGA
- a CDS encoding dsDNA nuclease domain-containing protein gives MMLSEAMSVNMSVTPSPEAVLAASDPGDEVGRRFRFQYLWAAIICCAILDETHEIIEVFCEHHEDILIKHSDGTFTGEQVKTREIDQPPWKAGDQAVVASFVRFVKLDVDYPQRFRAFRFASNHALYSAKNSQCVRHILAAVKQASSPADLSAPERRWISRLAKLAKVSEAGVLSTLRKCSATDELPKLQDATMRLVHALSSSWEKSSEHTHARVLKAAIRLADECGRASSLHHEQVLPAYLQAINDLKQEIIVRVEGKRLSIARILEVLEEGLVSTAILSGEPAKQVPPGQGSSELLYRKLDAGGFSSVSLNSAVNLRDKADYLALSWTKKHGREVGLERYDHVRSLALSEAARAFEDTTTPEDDFGPAMRENLRQRISARRAGGEQLFDCSDDHLEGVAYSLTAECQVQWSNARPWEEE, from the coding sequence ATGATGCTGAGCGAGGCGATGTCGGTGAACATGAGTGTCACTCCATCACCCGAAGCCGTTCTCGCGGCTTCGGACCCAGGAGATGAGGTAGGGCGCCGATTCCGATTCCAGTACTTGTGGGCGGCAATCATCTGTTGCGCCATCCTGGACGAGACGCACGAGATCATAGAGGTGTTTTGCGAGCACCACGAAGATATTTTGATCAAGCACTCGGACGGGACATTCACCGGCGAACAAGTCAAAACGCGAGAAATAGATCAACCTCCTTGGAAGGCTGGCGATCAAGCTGTAGTCGCTTCGTTCGTTAGATTCGTCAAACTTGATGTCGATTATCCGCAGCGCTTCAGAGCGTTTCGATTCGCATCCAACCACGCGCTCTACTCTGCGAAGAATTCGCAGTGCGTGCGGCACATCCTTGCAGCTGTAAAGCAAGCGTCCAGCCCAGCGGATCTGTCCGCACCCGAGCGGAGATGGATTTCCCGATTGGCCAAGCTGGCGAAAGTCAGTGAAGCTGGTGTTTTGAGCACGCTGAGGAAGTGCTCGGCTACAGACGAGTTGCCCAAGCTGCAGGACGCCACGATGCGGCTAGTACACGCGTTGAGCTCATCTTGGGAGAAGTCATCAGAGCATACCCATGCGCGCGTCCTGAAGGCCGCGATACGACTTGCTGACGAGTGCGGCCGTGCGTCATCACTACATCATGAGCAGGTGCTGCCCGCATATCTCCAGGCCATTAATGATCTAAAGCAAGAAATCATAGTTCGGGTTGAGGGGAAGAGACTCTCGATAGCCCGGATCTTGGAAGTTCTTGAGGAAGGGCTTGTGTCGACAGCCATCCTCTCTGGTGAGCCAGCAAAGCAGGTTCCGCCAGGTCAAGGTAGCTCTGAGCTTCTGTATAGGAAGCTCGATGCTGGCGGCTTCTCCTCAGTCTCGCTCAATTCCGCAGTGAATCTTCGTGACAAGGCAGACTACCTTGCTTTGAGCTGGACGAAGAAGCATGGAAGGGAAGTCGGTCTGGAGCGTTATGACCATGTCCGTTCCCTTGCGTTGAGCGAAGCTGCCCGCGCATTTGAGGACACCACTACGCCAGAGGATGACTTTGGGCCAGCAATGCGAGAAAACCTACGTCAGCGAATAAGTGCGAGGCGAGCCGGAGGTGAGCAACTATTCGACTGCTCAGACGACCACCTTGAAGGGGTCGCGTACTCGCTCACTGCTGAGTGCCAGGTGCAATGGAGCAACGCTAGGCCATGGGAGGAGGAATAA
- the merC gene encoding organomercurial transporter MerC, with protein MPTINPDPVTRAADKAGVIGAIVAAIGCAACFPALGSLGAAIGLGFLSQYEGLFIRFLLPLFAGIALLANVISWRRHGQWFRGALGVAGPLLVLAAVFVMRALDQRSGFLLYPGLVLMIVVAIWDLISRPRKAGSNSSHDQTDCC; from the coding sequence ATGCCCACCATCAATCCTGATCCCGTCACTCGCGCCGCCGATAAAGCGGGTGTCATCGGCGCCATCGTTGCGGCGATCGGTTGTGCCGCATGTTTTCCCGCCCTTGGCAGCCTCGGCGCCGCCATCGGCCTGGGTTTCTTGAGTCAGTACGAAGGGCTGTTTATCCGCTTCCTGCTCCCCCTGTTCGCCGGCATCGCGCTCCTGGCCAACGTGATCAGTTGGCGTCGTCACGGGCAATGGTTCCGGGGAGCACTGGGCGTGGCTGGCCCGCTCCTGGTGTTGGCCGCCGTGTTCGTGATGCGGGCTTTGGACCAGCGAAGCGGCTTCCTGCTGTATCCCGGCCTGGTGCTCATGATCGTGGTTGCGATCTGGGACTTGATTTCCCGGCCGCGCAAAGCCGGCAGCAATTCAAGCCATGACCAGACAGACTGCTGTTAA
- the merP gene encoding mercury resistance system periplasmic binding protein MerP — protein MKKLAAVLALGLAFTAPAWAAIKTVTLAVPGMTCATCPITVKKALQKVDGVVEVKVTWEPKEAVVTYDDTKTTLKALTDATTNVGYPSTAKN, from the coding sequence ATGAAGAAACTTGCCGCCGTTCTCGCCCTGGGCCTCGCGTTCACCGCTCCGGCTTGGGCCGCCATCAAGACCGTGACGCTCGCCGTGCCGGGCATGACCTGCGCGACCTGCCCGATCACCGTCAAGAAGGCGCTGCAGAAGGTGGATGGCGTGGTCGAAGTCAAGGTCACGTGGGAGCCCAAGGAGGCCGTCGTGACCTACGACGACACCAAGACCACGCTCAAGGCGCTCACCGACGCGACGACCAACGTGGGCTATCCGTCCACTGCCAAGAACTGA
- the merD gene encoding mercuric resistance transcriptional repressor MerD, whose amino-acid sequence MNAYTISRLAEDAGVSVHVVRDHVLRGLLHPTRRTESGYGIFDEQSLARLRFVRAAFEAGIGLDELTHLCRALDTNDRSDVTGCAQRLLAHVAARQATLSAIKAQLTELA is encoded by the coding sequence ATGAACGCCTACACGATATCCAGATTGGCCGAAGACGCAGGCGTGAGCGTGCACGTGGTGCGCGACCACGTGCTGCGCGGTCTGCTGCACCCGACGCGGCGCACGGAAAGTGGCTACGGCATTTTCGACGAGCAATCGTTGGCGCGGCTGCGCTTCGTGCGAGCCGCCTTTGAGGCCGGTATTGGCCTGGACGAGTTGACGCACCTGTGCCGGGCGCTTGACACAAACGACAGGTCGGACGTGACCGGCTGCGCGCAGCGCCTACTCGCGCACGTTGCGGCGAGGCAAGCGACGTTGTCCGCGATCAAGGCCCAGTTGACTGAGCTGGCCTAA
- a CDS encoding DUF3330 domain-containing protein, protein MNAAGTTLASCCVCCKEIPLAAALTPEGAEYVGHFCGLECLQRFKARAEGEATATTPSAERGKADQVQAPRRP, encoded by the coding sequence ATGAACGCCGCCGGCACCACCCTTGCCAGTTGCTGTGTCTGCTGCAAGGAAATCCCGCTTGCCGCCGCGCTGACACCGGAAGGCGCCGAATACGTCGGGCACTTCTGCGGCCTGGAATGCCTGCAGCGCTTCAAGGCACGCGCCGAAGGCGAGGCCACAGCGACGACACCTTCCGCAGAAAGAGGCAAAGCAGACCAGGTCCAAGCGCCTCGTCGGCCATGA
- a CDS encoding helix-turn-helix transcriptional regulator: MAAKTIYSTSHRKLVSRLRALREDAGLSQTDLAKALGWPQQRLSAVEAGARRLDVIEFLSLTDALGLTPEEAILLAVPRRRGS; encoded by the coding sequence ATGGCTGCCAAGACGATCTACTCTACCTCGCACCGCAAGCTCGTCTCGCGTTTGCGTGCCCTTCGCGAAGACGCAGGCCTTTCCCAGACCGACCTGGCCAAAGCCCTGGGATGGCCGCAGCAGCGCTTATCGGCTGTAGAGGCTGGCGCGCGTCGACTCGACGTCATCGAGTTCTTGAGCCTTACTGACGCGCTAGGACTGACGCCCGAAGAAGCCATTCTCCTGGCTGTCCCGCGGCGACGCGGCTCCTAA
- a CDS encoding IS5 family transposase, producing MTQLSFSDAEHAGKRKQTRRELFLAEMERVVPWTSLLAQIAPHYPKSGRGRQPYALETMLRIHFLQQWYALSDPAMEEALYEIASMRQFAKLSLLAGIPDETTILNFRHLLERHGLAAKLLQAVNRHLQDNRLLLRTGTIVDATIIDAPSSTKNSSGTRDPEMHQTKKGNQWFFGMKAHIGVDRDSGLVHTVVSTAANAADVTQTGKLLHGKEKTVYADAGYTGADKREELKDKKIYWNIAERRSRIKALPEGELKDVSEFIEHLVAKVRARVEHPFRVIKRQFGYTKVRYRGLAKNGAQVATLFALSNLWMARKRLLAIAGKVRPQNGKQAVVQVIPA from the coding sequence ATGACGCAACTGAGCTTCTCCGACGCCGAGCATGCCGGCAAGCGCAAGCAGACCCGGCGCGAGTTGTTTCTGGCCGAGATGGAACGCGTGGTGCCGTGGACGTCGCTGTTGGCGCAGATCGCGCCACACTATCCGAAGTCCGGGCGCGGCCGGCAGCCGTATGCGCTGGAGACGATGCTGCGCATCCACTTCCTTCAGCAGTGGTATGCGCTCAGTGATCCGGCGATGGAAGAGGCGTTGTACGAGATCGCCTCGATGCGGCAGTTCGCGAAGCTCTCGCTGTTGGCGGGGATTCCGGACGAGACGACGATCCTCAACTTCCGTCACCTGCTCGAGCGTCACGGCTTGGCAGCGAAGCTGTTGCAGGCGGTGAACCGGCATCTGCAAGACAACAGACTGCTGCTGCGTACGGGCACGATCGTGGACGCGACGATCATCGACGCACCGAGCTCGACGAAGAACAGCAGCGGTACGCGGGATCCGGAGATGCACCAGACGAAGAAGGGCAATCAATGGTTCTTCGGCATGAAGGCGCATATCGGCGTGGACCGTGATTCTGGCCTTGTGCACACGGTGGTTTCGACGGCGGCAAACGCGGCCGATGTGACGCAGACCGGCAAACTACTGCACGGAAAGGAAAAGACGGTGTATGCCGATGCCGGCTACACGGGCGCGGACAAGCGCGAAGAACTGAAAGACAAGAAGATCTACTGGAACATTGCTGAGCGGCGAAGCCGGATCAAGGCGCTGCCCGAGGGCGAGCTGAAGGATGTGAGCGAGTTCATCGAACACCTGGTGGCGAAGGTGCGCGCACGCGTCGAGCACCCGTTCCGGGTGATCAAGCGGCAGTTCGGTTACACGAAGGTGCGCTACCGCGGTCTGGCGAAGAATGGCGCACAGGTGGCCACGCTGTTCGCGTTGTCGAACCTGTGGATGGCGCGCAAGCGATTGCTGGCGATCGCAGGGAAGGTGCGTCCGCAGAACGGAAAGCAGGCAGTTGTTCAGGTGATTCCGGCCTGA
- a CDS encoding SOS response-associated peptidase family protein, whose protein sequence is MCYSAQIKSDYNKFLRHNGPVMDLKAFALLWLRENGLEREKVPKGVIDTVGPMLPPEVRAVFDEKFAEDEAQWQAEVFKQAKRKADNERKLQTKVTKAASEHVRIAGNKIEQLKGWIADLHRTELKSRDWQFFPQWWVPLIVRDGDDYVVRPMRYQLRQPGMPASSDFTRTREMSGTYNARRDNLERFWRKQFGYTHALMVIDEFWENVDKPGGGSQRIKFRPKTGEPMLVACLWANWTDPAGIEPDLPCFAAITDEPEPEVAAAGHDRTIINIKPEHVEAWLNPDPNNLQALYDIFDDKQHPYYEHQIAKAA, encoded by the coding sequence ATGTGCTACTCCGCCCAGATCAAGTCTGACTACAACAAGTTCCTGCGCCACAACGGCCCAGTGATGGACCTGAAGGCCTTCGCCTTGCTCTGGCTACGAGAGAACGGGCTGGAGCGAGAGAAGGTCCCCAAGGGCGTGATCGATACGGTAGGACCCATGCTGCCACCTGAGGTGCGAGCGGTGTTTGACGAGAAGTTCGCCGAGGACGAGGCCCAGTGGCAAGCCGAAGTCTTCAAGCAGGCCAAGCGCAAGGCGGACAACGAGCGGAAGCTGCAGACCAAGGTCACGAAGGCCGCCAGCGAGCACGTCCGCATCGCCGGCAACAAGATTGAGCAGCTGAAAGGCTGGATCGCGGACCTTCACCGCACCGAGTTGAAGAGCCGCGATTGGCAGTTCTTCCCGCAGTGGTGGGTGCCACTGATCGTGCGCGATGGCGATGACTACGTGGTACGCCCGATGCGCTATCAGCTAAGGCAGCCCGGGATGCCGGCATCCAGCGACTTCACCCGGACCCGGGAGATGAGCGGAACCTACAACGCCCGCCGTGACAACCTCGAGCGCTTCTGGCGCAAGCAGTTCGGCTACACGCACGCGCTGATGGTGATTGACGAATTCTGGGAGAACGTCGACAAGCCGGGTGGCGGCAGTCAGCGCATCAAGTTCCGTCCGAAGACAGGCGAGCCCATGCTGGTGGCCTGCCTTTGGGCGAACTGGACCGATCCGGCCGGGATCGAGCCGGACCTGCCTTGCTTCGCCGCCATCACCGACGAGCCGGAGCCTGAGGTTGCCGCTGCCGGCCACGATCGCACGATCATCAATATCAAGCCGGAACACGTTGAGGCGTGGTTGAACCCGGATCCGAACAACCTGCAGGCCCTGTACGACATATTCGATGACAAGCAGCATCCGTACTACGAGCACCAGATTGCGAAGGCAGCATGA